From Rhodovastum atsumiense, a single genomic window includes:
- the trpC gene encoding indole-3-glycerol phosphate synthase TrpC translates to MTAPDTETDALGRICAETRAEVARRKALTNLETMRGRATAVRPPRGFGSALMQTAAAGRYSLIAEIKKASPSGGLIRPEFDPPELARAYQEGGATCLSVLTDGPFFQGSKDDLIAARAAVRLPVLRKDFILDPWQVYESRAIGADCILLILAALTDEQAVELEGIARDLDMDVLAEVHDRRELDRALGLQTKLIGINNRNLKTLKTDLETTIELVPHVPPDRFVIAESGLREHDDLRRLCDMGVGGFLVGEHLMRQDDLTAATRKLLGLTA, encoded by the coding sequence ATGACTGCCCCCGATACCGAAACCGACGCGCTCGGCCGAATCTGCGCCGAAACCCGCGCGGAAGTGGCGCGCCGCAAGGCGCTGACCAACCTGGAGACGATGCGCGGCCGCGCCACCGCCGTGCGCCCGCCGCGCGGCTTCGGCAGCGCTCTGATGCAGACCGCCGCCGCCGGCCGCTACAGCCTGATCGCCGAGATCAAGAAGGCCTCCCCCTCCGGCGGCCTGATCCGCCCGGAATTCGACCCGCCGGAGCTCGCGCGGGCCTACCAGGAAGGCGGGGCCACCTGCCTCTCGGTGCTGACCGATGGCCCGTTCTTCCAGGGCAGCAAGGACGACCTGATCGCCGCCCGCGCCGCGGTGCGGCTGCCGGTGCTGCGCAAGGACTTCATCCTCGACCCCTGGCAGGTCTACGAGAGCCGGGCCATCGGCGCCGACTGCATCCTGCTGATCCTGGCGGCACTGACCGACGAGCAGGCGGTGGAACTGGAAGGCATCGCCCGCGACCTCGACATGGACGTGCTGGCCGAGGTGCATGACCGCCGCGAGCTGGACCGCGCGCTCGGGCTGCAGACCAAGCTGATCGGCATCAACAACCGCAACCTCAAGACCCTCAAGACCGACCTCGAGACCACGATCGAGCTGGTGCCGCACGTGCCACCCGACCGCTTCGTGATCGCCGAGAGCGGCCTGCGCGAGCATGACGACCTGCGGCGCCTGTGCGACATGGGAGTGGGAGGATTCCTGGTGGGCGAGCACCTGATGCGCCAGGACGACCTCACCGCCGCCACCCGCAAGCTGCTGGGGCTGACGGCGTGA
- the moaC gene encoding cyclic pyranopterin monophosphate synthase MoaC, which produces MSEQFTHFDEAGRAIMVDVGGKAETEREATARVRVVMRPETLAMIRGGTASKGDVLGTARLAGIMGAKRTADLIPLCHPLPITSVRVELTPEGEDSVEISATVKTTGRTGVEMEALTAASVTALTVYDMCKAVDRGMRIEGLRVVAKSGGKSGTFRQD; this is translated from the coding sequence GTGAGCGAGCAGTTCACCCATTTCGACGAGGCCGGCCGCGCCATCATGGTGGACGTGGGCGGCAAGGCGGAAACCGAACGCGAGGCCACCGCGCGGGTGCGCGTGGTGATGCGCCCGGAGACGCTGGCCATGATCCGCGGTGGCACTGCCAGCAAGGGCGATGTGCTCGGCACGGCACGGCTCGCCGGCATCATGGGGGCCAAACGCACCGCCGACCTGATCCCGCTCTGCCATCCCCTGCCGATCACCTCGGTGCGGGTCGAGCTGACCCCGGAGGGCGAGGACAGCGTGGAGATCTCGGCGACGGTGAAGACCACCGGCCGCACCGGCGTCGAGATGGAGGCGCTGACCGCGGCGAGCGTGACGGCACTGACCGTCTATGACATGTGCAAGGCGGTCGATCGCGGCATGCGCATCGAAGGCCTGCGCGTGGTCGCCAAGTCCGGCGGCAAATCGGGTACGTTCCGACAGGACTGA
- a CDS encoding molybdopterin molybdotransferase MoeA: MLSVAEARARILAPLRATPAEVVPLAEGWQRVTAAPVLARLTQPPRALSAMDGYALRAADGTQGTTLRVVGRAPAGHPWDGRVGPGEAVRLFTGSVIPEGADAILLQEDATAEGDTVTLREAVQAGRWIRQAGQDFATDQVLVPAGRRLGARDIGLLAAGNHPWLQVHRRPRVAILATGDEIALPGDPIPPGGIVSSNAHALAALVRAAGGEPVVLPIAPDDRATLAAAADAARGMDLLVTSGGASVGDHDLVRSALGERGLEIDFWTVAIRPGKPLIHGRLGEVPMIGLPGNPVSAMVCGIVFLLPAVQRLAGLEGAPLPVTQAVLGAALPANDRRFDHLRATLATEPDGTLVVTAFPAQDSSMLRLLAQADALILREPQAPALPAGATVQVIRLDTLGL, translated from the coding sequence ATGCTCTCGGTCGCCGAGGCCCGCGCCCGCATCCTGGCGCCGCTGCGCGCCACCCCCGCCGAGGTGGTGCCGCTCGCCGAAGGCTGGCAGCGCGTCACCGCCGCCCCCGTCCTCGCCCGCCTGACGCAGCCGCCGCGCGCGCTCTCGGCCATGGACGGCTATGCGCTGCGGGCCGCCGACGGAACCCAGGGCACGACGCTGCGGGTGGTCGGCCGTGCCCCCGCCGGCCATCCCTGGGACGGGCGGGTCGGGCCCGGCGAGGCGGTGCGGCTGTTCACCGGCAGCGTGATCCCCGAAGGCGCCGACGCCATCCTGCTGCAGGAAGACGCCACCGCCGAGGGCGACACCGTCACGCTGCGCGAGGCGGTGCAGGCGGGACGCTGGATCCGCCAGGCCGGGCAGGATTTCGCCACGGACCAGGTGCTGGTGCCGGCCGGCCGGCGGCTCGGCGCGCGCGACATCGGCCTGCTTGCTGCCGGGAACCATCCCTGGCTGCAGGTGCATCGCCGCCCGCGCGTGGCCATCCTGGCGACCGGCGACGAGATCGCGCTGCCCGGCGACCCGATCCCGCCCGGCGGCATCGTTTCTTCCAACGCCCATGCCCTCGCCGCCCTGGTGCGCGCCGCCGGGGGCGAGCCGGTGGTGTTGCCGATCGCCCCGGACGACCGGGCGACGCTGGCGGCGGCGGCGGATGCGGCACGGGGGATGGACCTGCTGGTCACCAGCGGCGGCGCCAGTGTCGGCGACCATGACCTGGTGCGCTCCGCCCTGGGCGAACGCGGGCTCGAGATCGATTTCTGGACGGTGGCGATCCGTCCGGGCAAGCCGCTGATCCATGGCCGGCTGGGCGAGGTGCCGATGATCGGCCTGCCCGGCAACCCCGTCTCCGCCATGGTCTGCGGCATCGTGTTCCTGCTGCCCGCGGTGCAGCGCCTGGCCGGGCTGGAGGGCGCGCCCCTGCCGGTCACCCAGGCGGTGCTGGGCGCGGCGCTGCCGGCCAATGACCGGCGCTTCGACCACCTGCGCGCCACCCTGGCGACGGAGCCCGACGGCACGCTGGTCGTGACCGCCTTCCCGGCCCAGGATTCGTCGATGCTGCGCCTGCTGGCCCAGGCCGATGCCCTGATCCTGCGCGAACCGCAGGCCCCCGCTTTGCCCGCCGGGGCCACCGTCCAGGTGATCCGCCTCGACACGCTGGGCCTGTGA
- the lexA gene encoding transcriptional repressor LexA, whose product MLTRKQHELLIFIDRHLKTTGFSPSFEEMKEALQLKSKSGIHRLISALEERGFLRRRHHRARALEVVRLPEALTPRTMVSLEAPRTDPGFAPNVIRGDFTQRLVGVRAASEAGAVALPVLGRIAAGSPIEALRDDGPQIEVPMALLGSGEHFALDVSGDSMVEAGILDGDTVIIRRGDIAETGQIVVALIDDQEVTLKRLRRRGNSIALEPANAAYETRIFPSDRVKLQGRLVALFRRY is encoded by the coding sequence ATGTTGACTCGCAAGCAGCACGAACTGCTGATCTTCATCGATCGCCACCTCAAGACGACCGGCTTTTCACCTAGCTTCGAGGAAATGAAGGAAGCGTTGCAGCTCAAGTCGAAATCCGGCATCCACCGGCTGATTTCGGCGCTTGAGGAGCGTGGCTTCCTGCGCCGCCGCCACCACCGGGCCCGGGCCCTGGAGGTGGTGCGCCTGCCGGAAGCGCTGACGCCGCGGACGATGGTGTCGCTGGAAGCGCCGCGCACCGATCCCGGATTCGCCCCGAACGTCATCCGCGGCGACTTCACCCAGCGCCTTGTTGGCGTGCGGGCGGCCAGCGAGGCGGGCGCGGTGGCCCTGCCGGTGCTCGGCCGCATCGCCGCGGGCTCGCCCATCGAGGCCCTGCGCGACGACGGCCCGCAGATCGAGGTGCCGATGGCGCTGCTCGGCAGCGGCGAACATTTCGCCCTCGACGTGTCGGGGGATTCGATGGTCGAGGCCGGCATCCTCGATGGCGACACCGTCATCATCCGCCGCGGCGACATCGCCGAGACCGGGCAGATCGTGGTGGCGCTGATCGACGACCAGGAAGTGACGCTCAAGCGACTGCGCCGGCGCGGCAACTCGATCGCGCTCGAGCCGGCGAATGCCGCCTACGAGACGCGGATCTTCCCGTCCGACCGGGTGAAGCTGCAGGGGCGCCTGGTGGCGCTGTTCCGGCGCTACTGA